The following DNA comes from Phalacrocorax carbo chromosome 14, bPhaCar2.1, whole genome shotgun sequence.
CCAGGGCAGTCTGTGTGGCCAGTTCTGCTGATCCTGCCACATCTGTCAGGGTCCAAAGAAGAGGGTCAGGTACGCATTtgcccacctcctccccatccccacccccttccctaGAAGCTCACCTACCTTGTTCGTAAATGATGGTGGCCCCTCCCAGGGAATCCTGCGAGAGGATGGGTGGCTCTGCTCCTGTGACAGCCTGAATCGTGTGGTAGGTGACAGGGCCAAGAGGTGCCTGTGTGAGAGGGAGAGCTGACAGCATGGCCGGGGCTAGTGAgcaccaggaggagctggggcatGGGCAACGGCACTCACCGGCGGACTGGCCTCTGGCTCAGCTGGGGCCTGcacctggctgtgctgctgcttcagctcCTCAATCTGCTGCAGGGTGAAgaaggggcggcggcggcagggtGGCTCCTCAGGGTGCCTCTGTGCCCACTCCTCAAAGGAGTCGGCGTGGCGACAGTGCACATGGAGGCGCAGGTTCTTTTTGTGCTTGGTGGTGAAGTGACAGAACTCACAAGCAAATGGCTTCCCTCCTGTGGGACACAGGAGGCAGGAGTCAAGCTGGGTGTCCCCgagggatggcagggagagCAGACGCACTCTGAGCACCTCCTGGACAAGTGGTGCATAGGACATCGGGGCACAAGGCGGGCAGGCAGCTCCTCTCACCTGTGTGCTTGACGGCCATGTGGGAAACCAGGAAGTCCTCCCGGAAGGTGGAGTACTTGCAGAAGCTGCACTTGTAGGGCTTGTCATTCATGTGTGACAGCTGGTGGTTCAGCAGGACCTTTTTGTCCTCGCAGACATAGTCACAGAACTCACACTTGAACCTGCCAGGACAACACCACCTGTCACACGGGTGGCAGGGACTTTCTGTCCTCCCCTCTGAGGGGGAGCTGGAACATAGGCTCTACCAAGGCATGCCACAGGGTATTGCCAGGCTCCTACCTGCGGTTGGCAATGGCCTGGATGTGTGTCAGCAGGTGCATCTTGAAGGTGTAGCGCTTCTTAAAGGACTTCCCACACTgtaatgaaacaaagaaaagcagcattcacCTCTGGTCCAGCCTCACTTGACAccagcccttccccaggctgtgtCCCACCCCCTCACCTTGTCACACATGTGTGGTTTCTCTGTGCTGTGCGTCTTCATGTGCTGCGTAAGCCTCTTCTGCATGGGGTAGATACGGTTGCATACAGGGCATGGGAAGGAGTTCAGCtttgggggctggagggagagcATGAAGATGAGCTCACCTGGGAAGGGCTCACCAGTTTCCTTACCCTCTCCCCACTGCAGGACCTGGGCTGCCTTTCATCAGGTGATCCAGAAACACTGCCTTCAACAAGGCACCAAGAGTTTGTGGAAGACCCAGACATGCCTCTTCCCATATAAGAGTGCTGAGAGAGAAGCCAACAGGGTACTCAAACTCACCGGATCAGctctctttttcctgaaaaagaaaaaagaaaagcccctTGTGTCGGCCACATCCCAAGTCCAAGCTCCCTTGTACCCAGACACCAAAACTACCCGTTTTGGAAAGGGCCAGAGGTCAGGGGAAGGGGCAGTCACGGCTAccccccagggcaggaggaacAGTGCTAGTGACACTCAGCCAGGCTGCAAGACAGTCTCTAGGACTGCACTTCCCTTACCTGTCCCGGCTATGCACTGTGGAGTGCCGGATGACATCCTTCTTGTATACGCTGGTGTAATTGCACTCCTCACACTTGTAGGGCTTGCTGCCCACGTGGTTGAACATGTGCTCCTGGCGAGAGGCAGAGTGGCATCTGTGAGACCTGGGGCCACCAGCCACTCTTGTGGGTATGGGAGCAGGGCGGACAGCACTCACCTTGAGGGAGGACCAGCGCCGGGAGCGGTAGCTGCACTGAAGACACTTGAAGAGCTGCGGGTCATTGGCCTCATGTGAGTTGACATGGAAACGCAGATCATCATGCGTGAGGAAACGTGAGCCGCAGATGCGACACAGGTAGGGCCTCATCAGGGGCTTGGGTGACTTGTAGTAGTATCTGCGGAAACAGGACCAGGACTCAGAGCTGTGGTGGCCAACAGGGGCTGGACCAGCCCTGGGCACAGGCCAGAGGGCCCAGCGCTGGCTTGGCACACACCCCTCACCTGCGCCCCATGTACTTGCGGTATTTCTTGCCCAGGAAGCGGCGGGAGGGCCGCCCTCGCCTCCTGGGGACGATGTCCGCCTCCTCGGGGCCAGTGCTGGAGGAACGGTCCTTGTTCTCGGAGTCAGACTGGTTGATGCTGGGCTCCGCCAGGCTATCGCTGGTCCTGTTCTGTTGGCCAGAGGAACTGGCTTCTCCCGAGTTCTGCAGCTCATGGTTCGGTGTGCTTTGGGATGTCACCAAGGGCTCCACCTCCCCTCCTGCTCGACAGAACACAGCACAGCTCCATCACACAGCCTCTCCCTACGTGCCCCCAGGAGCTCAAGTactgctccctgctccagcccagcacagggctcctgcctcctgcttccCCCACCTTCAGGCATGTCCTGGGTCATGTCATCGAGACGAGGAAACTTGCGGGGTCTCCCCGGGCGTCTCCGTGGCCTCTCCTCACTGGATGTGGGGACAGTGCGGCTGTACTTGGGCTGTCGCCCACGGGGCTCATCCTCAGCTGGGTTATAGTCACTGTCCTCTGGAGGTAAGTAGCCCAAAACATCAGAGAGAGACTTGGAAAAGACTAAGCTATATAAGATGCGGGGAGGACAAGTCCTACCTTCAGGGTCATCAATAGCACCAGCATCCATGATATCGTcatcttcttcttcttctggggcctcctcctctgcagtctTTGAAGCAGATCCCCCCTTTCGTGGACGTCCTTTCTTCAAAACCAGAGCTGAACCCACTGCCACAgagaacagaatgaaaaatcttTACCAGACTGTACTGCCAAACAGGTCCTTACTGGTACTCCTCCCCTTGTTTCTTCCGTGGAGAGAGCAGGCCCATCGGCAGTAAGATAACTCTTCCTCAGCCCTTAACATGCACCTGGCTGGAAGTGCCGCTCTTTCATGTGGTTGATCAGCGTTTTCTTAGAGACGCTTTTGTACTGACACATCTTGCACTTGAACTGCTGCACCACGACCACCTCCATCATCTCTTCCAGGGCATCCATGTCTGGCTGGCCAAGCTCCTCCTCACCATCCTCCTCTTGGGCCTGATctggctgtgcaggcagctccagcacTTCCAACTGCTTGGAAGGGTCTGAAGGGCCGGGCTGGTCAAGGCATGTGGAGGTAGGCCCATCAGCAACAGCTTCTATCGCCAAGCTATTGGCCAGAGCAGAGGTGGCCATCTGGGACACCATGGGGGCACCTGAAACACCAAAACCAGATCAGCCAAGGAGCAGACTCTCACCTGCATCTAGGCTGCACCCACACCTGGGACACAGGGCCAAACACGAGCTCAGTAACAAGCTCCCAACAGTCAGCACATCCACAGGGACTCTGGTACAGGCGCTGTGGCCAATGGAGCTGGGATACCCACGCCAGGTCCCACTCCCGCAGAAAAGACTTGCGGGCAGGGACAGTGACCACCAGATGCCCTTGGACACACCCTTACCATCATCAGGGCCCTGCAGAATGAGGTACTGCGTAGTCTCTGCCCCACCATCCTCCGCGCTGGTCACAGCAATGCagcctgggaggaagaggagagcagaATGGTAACGGCCAGATGCAGGGACTGTAGAGTCACTGGGGCTCTCCCAGCTTCAGACTCAAGTGGGAAGGGGTGAGGAAGATCTGGCTCCAGGGACAGagcctgccctgggctgctggCACTGTGGCCGAAGGAGCAGCCATACAAAGGGAGGGCTGTCCAGCAGCTACAGCAGCCACAAGCTCCTCATCAAACCCTCCAGCTACTACAGCAGGGTAAAAAGAGAAAGCCCCACCGATCAAGCTGCatacatatgcatgtatgttTCTCCCTCACCTCTCAaggtctggcacagcagcagctcccttccccagccccatgaACCGTTTGCACGTGGGGAACTCCAGAGGGAGAACAGGCAGGTCTGCTGCATGTGCAAGCAGCCGGGAGCGTGCACTCACTCTGGATGATGTCAGGCCCAATCGTGGACTCGATGATTTTGTCGATGGCAGAACCTAGGTCTGAGGAAGTGGACGTGGTGGAGTCTGACACGATTGCGGCTCCATCAGTGATAATGCTGGAGTGGACCAGGACTTGTGGGGACTCTGACACCATGATGGACTGGCTCACAGTGGAGACACTGGAGACCAAGGTGGACTGGGCAATGGAGGATGAATCTGGCAGGTAAATCCGGGGAACGACatctgtgctggagctgctctcCGACACCTCTTcctggcaggggaaaaaaaaaaaaaaagtccagaagAGCTCAGCTGAGAGACCTTTGCCCAGCCAAGACCTTAGGGGAGCCAGTGTATGCTAGCCACACTGGTTTATCACTACAGAACTAGCAGGAAAGGCATTACAGCAGTTCCTTTGGTATTGCCAAAGACCCTAGATCTCCAGGACTCCTCTTGCTACCGAGAAGAGTTCTCCTCAGACCGTCAAGCAGACACCTGACTGGCAGCATAACAGCGCCTGCCGAGGTTGCTGAGCTCCTGACCCTCAGCTTACCAGAAACGTCTAGAGAAACTCTTAGGAGCCAGAACCACAgctgcccttcccttccccaagCTGACTgccacccccccttccccagtaGCTCCTACCAAGGAGCCCCCGCTGCTGTCGGAGCTCTGGCCCACGTTGGAGTCATCCTCTCGGGAGAGGGGGTCGGGGGCCGAGGCAGCGTCGCTGCTGTCCGCCGACACGGCCTCCGAGCTCCCAATGCCCAGGCCGCTCTCGGAGGGCTCCTCCCGCGCCGCCCGCTGGGCCGCGTCGCTGCTGCTCTCCACCGCATTCTCCTCCATGCCCGCCCTGCCAGGGCCGCCTAGGCTCGACCTGAGGGGGGGGAGGCCGCCGTCGCCGCCGTCAGAGCCGCACCCCGCCGCACGCATCCCGCCGCTCCGGGGGTCCCGGCCCGCGGGGTGGCGGCTCCGCGCCACCCGGTTCACCCGGCCCGGGGAGCCCGGGCCACCCCTCGGGGCACCTGCGGAGAGCCCAGAACCTCCGCGGCGCCATGTCCGAGGGTCCCGCCGCCCTCACGGGGGGCCCCGTCGCCACCGCCGGTCCCATCATGCCCCGcggccctgccccgccgccaTCTTGCCGCGGGgtcccccccgccgcctccgcgcgCGCGCACACGGCGGGGCGGTCCCGGGTGCCGGGACGAGGGGGAACCGCCGCCGCCGTCGCGGCGGGGCAAGGAGGTCCCGACGCCCGCCCACCGGCCCGCGCCCTCACCcagcccgccgcggccccgccgcgcctccGCCGGAGCCGGCATCACGACGGCCGCCATGCCCCCCCGCCCTCGCGCCGCGCAGCGGTATGGCCAGGCGGGACCCGAGCCGGGACTACTTACCCagagccccgccccgccccgcgcggggAGCTCCGGCCGCTGCGGGAAGGCGCTTCCCGCtccggccgccgccggcggctccCGGCACGGAGTGGCGACACCCGCCGCCCGGGGGGTGGGAGAGGCCTCCGAGCCCTGCTGAGGACTACTTTTTCCGCGGAGGGAGCATGGAGAAGGGGTTGCGATCTGCGTCATGGCGTCACGAAGCGGCGCCCGGGCCCTGAGCGTCGGCGTCGCACGGGGTTGCGCCCATCACGTGACGAGAAGGCGGAAGCGGTAGAGGCGGGCCGGGGCTCGGGGCTCTTGGCTCCGCCGTTCCGCTCCCGGCCTGGCCGCTCCCTGCGATCCCCTTGCAGGCCCCAATCGGAACCTCACCCCGCTGCGGGGGCTCTGCCGTACCGACCGGCGCGGTCCCGTCCCCGTGGTGCTTCCCCCCAGCCGGTGGCCGCATCCCGCGCGGTGCCGCGCAGCCCCGGCGCTCTCGCTCCCTGTCTGTAGCCCGTAGTGGTGGGCACGGAGCCCCGCGCGGCTCGTGGTCGCTTCTGCGGGCTCAGCTGGGGCCACCCCGCCCCCGAGCGGCGGGGACCTTGGCCGtgccctgccccggggcccTGCTGTGTTCGGCCCCCGTGGCCGTGCAGGCTCGGGCTGTCAAGCACTTTTCCCCTTGCTCTCCAATGTGGGAATGGTGCCTGATGGGTGCTGTAGGTTTGCTCTGTCTTACAGAAGCCAAACTCGCCTCTTTTGATGGCAGTTCTGCTGAGCAATGGCATCTTCCTCCGTTTTGCTAACCAATCTGCCATCCGGGTTGCTTTACATCCTACCGCAGATGGCAACAGGCGCCCAGTTTGGCAGGCCTTGGTTGGCTGTGCTTGCTGCTGGCGGCACTGCTGGTACCTGTGCTTGAGGTTCACAAGCTAGGGGGCAGCTCTGGGATGGCCTGGGGCTCCTGGCAGGCAGTGGGGCTTTGCTGGCATCTCCTGATGCTGTGGCATCCTTGCAGGGATGTGCTGgggagcctgctgctgccccagctctcCAGCGGTGCTGTCGAGCACGGTGGCGTGCCACCTTCTCCAGCTGGGTTCAGCCTCTTTTGGCCAAGGCCCCTGGACCACAGGGCCCATGCTCTGCACTGATGTCTTTAATGAACCCCTGGCTTGGATGGCTCCCTGCTCTCACTGATGTTTTCTCATGTTGCAGTGCTCTACTGAGGACATCTCTATCCTGGGTTTTTTATGGAAGAAGGGTGGCCATGTTGTGCCTGTGCTCCTCCGAGGCTGGGACACGTTTGGGCTGAATCTGGCTGCTTGCCCCCGTGGAAGGGATGTGCTCACTGAGTGAGGGGCCAAGGCTCTGCGTCCCAGCTCCATCCTGGGGCCACGAGGACTGAGTCAGCCCGCAGTGCAGCTCTGTCCAGAGCAGGTCTCGGCAGGCAGTTGCATTGTGTCGCTGGCCAGAACGGCCAGTACAGAGCTGGTGCTGACATGGTGCCAGCTGCAGAAGGACAGACAGTGTCTTGTCTGGCGCAGTCTGCGAGTGTGGAGTTAGCCTGCCAGAAATCCGAGTGGATGGGTGTGGAATGAATGGGGTGGGCTGGGCTGGATCACCACTCTGTTGTTTGGTGATGGTGCTTCTGGTCCAGGGCAAGGCGGGTGGTGGCTGGATTCATCCCCCCGCAGCCCAGGGCCCCTCTGTGGGGCTCTGCGGGTCCCTCGCGTCCATCTGTCGCCTCCTGCCCTGGGTGAAACTTCCCGGAGGTGCCGCGTGCCTGGTagaggcagcagaggagctgctgctgaactgccagggtgGTGTGTGTGCATCTTCCAGCTCTTTTTCAAGCTAAATAAATACATCCTTGAAGGTTTATGCCCTCGTCTGTCATGGGGTGACAGCACCAGCAAAGCCCATccctgggctggcaggagctgagaAGGGGCTGGCTGCACAAGCGCTCTTGCTACAGCAGCAGTAGAGCTGCCTGCCAATAACTTGGGTGCCGAGTTGCTGCACACAGCTGTCTGCTGCAATCACTTGTGCCAGAAGCTGAGAGAGACCaaggggttggggtttttttccccattgctcCTCTACAAAGCAGCCCTGCATAGCTCTGCTgttgctggggggggggaagtggaGCCAGGGTACTCCTGTGGACAATGTCCCCCTCTCTGATGTCCTCCCTCCATAGCTCATGCCGAAGGAGCCTGGCACTGTCTCTGACCAGCTGTGGTGCCAGCTCCATCTGTGGGTTTGGGGCATCACTGTGCTCCCTGTTGGGGGAAGCTCCATGTTTCTGTCAGGGGGGAGGGTCAGAGGACCCCCTGGTAAAAGCTGCCTCCCAAGTAGAGGAAATGGGATGGATTCATGTCAGGCTAGCAGGTTTCCTCTCTGCCTTCAGTAAGCCAGTGTCTAAAACAAGTGAAGGATTATCCTAACAGACAATGGTTCTGGGGCAAAGCAGCCTCACCTCTGGGAGCCTCAGGGGCTAGCATGGACCCTCCTGATGCTGGCTTGACTGATGGAAAGTTTCTTAAAGCCTCCCTGTTACCCTGCAGAGATACCCCATGTCCTCTGTCTCAAAGGATTGTACCAGCAGGAGCTTTGCTGAGATGGGTAacctgctatttttaaaaacactgcatGCCCCCAAGCAGGGGTGAGCAGAGAATTTCCAAGCTGGGGAAAGCACAGCTCCCATACTATGCTCTGGAGGCACAGCTTCTCTCTGATAATGCTCTGCCGTGGCAGCTCCCGTCCCTGAAATCATTTCAGggccaaagaaaacaaagaaatctcGGCAAGAGGCTTAAGAGAATCCAGAAATGGATGCGGCATGCAGTGGATGTGCGTCCAAATACCTTAGCGGGGGAGCGCCAGGTTAAAGGCCTTTTGGGAACAGGCTGAGAAGACAACACAAATGCTTGTGTCTAGAGAATAAAGTGATAAGACTCAAGTGGGATATGAAGCTGATTTTTAACAGGCCAGTTGTTCAGCTGCACTGACAGGCTGTCCCAGGAGGTGGAAGGTTTCCCAGCTCCATGCTCTCCAGCCTGAATATGGTGCTCGGAAGGAGCTACCGCCAGACAAGCTGTGGCTCAGGGCAGGGTGAGAGCGTGCTGATCAAGCGACTCTGGTCGGGAGCCCGCTTTTGCCGGCGCCCCTCGGCTGTGCTGATTTGCTTCGTCCCCAGTGGCGGTTTGTTTGCGTGCTGACCTGCCTCACGGGCTTGCCCTGCTCCCACAATAGCTTCTCCATGAGCTAATGGCTTCGGTCAGTGTCCCAGAATAGGTGGTGGCTTGTGCTGAGCACAGTGCCCAGGGCTGCATCCCTACAGCCTCTTTGCAACCTGAACCCCTAGACTTCCACTGTCAGTGATTTTGTCGTCTGTGCTGTTTATTCCTcgttgtttcctttttcctttttaaggaaaacattgCTGGCGATGTT
Coding sequences within:
- the ZNF335 gene encoding zinc finger protein 335 isoform X5, which gives rise to MRAAGCGSDGGDGGLPPLRSSLGGPGRAGMEENAVESSSDAAQRAAREEPSESGLGIGSSEAVSADSSDAASAPDPLSREDDSNVGQSSDSSGGSLEEVSESSSSTDVVPRIYLPDSSSIAQSTLVSSVSTVSQSIMVSESPQVLVHSSIITDGAAIVSDSTTSTSSDLGSAIDKIIESTIGPDIIQSCIAVTSAEDGGAETTQYLILQGPDDGAPMVSQMATSALANSLAIEAVADGPTSTCLDQPGPSDPSKQLEVLELPAQPDQAQEEDGEEELGQPDMDALEEMMEVVVVQQFKCKMCQYKSVSKKTLINHMKERHFQPVGSALVLKKGRPRKGGSASKTAEEEAPEEEEDDDIMDAGAIDDPEEDSDYNPAEDEPRGRQPKYSRTVPTSSEERPRRRPGRPRKFPRLDDMTQDMPEGGEVEPLVTSQSTPNHELQNSGEASSSGQQNRTSDSLAEPSINQSDSENKDRSSSTGPEEADIVPRRRGRPSRRFLGKKYRKYMGRRYYYKSPKPLMRPYLCRICGSRFLTHDDLRFHVNSHEANDPQLFKCLQCSYRSRRWSSLKEHMFNHVGSKPYKCEECNYTSVYKKDVIRHSTVHSRDRKKRADPPPKLNSFPCPVCNRIYPMQKRLTQHMKTHSTEKPHMCDKCGKSFKKRYTFKMHLLTHIQAIANRRFKCEFCDYVCEDKKVLLNHQLSHMNDKPYKCSFCKYSTFREDFLVSHMAVKHTGGKPFACEFCHFTTKHKKNLRLHVHCRHADSFEEWAQRHPEEPPCRRRPFFTLQQIEELKQQHSQVQAPAEPEASPPAVTGAEPPILSQDSLGGATIIYEQDVAGSAELATQTALDLLLNMSTQRELATGSLQVAVVKPADSGEAQAPCEPQAQEEEAEMGSKEQQKLVTLHVAEPGETLVREAYEEATLGGSELQQITIPFGGTTEYSIITPISEEIQAPGTLYSSEEESPVETSHAVVVSEAVLTEEALKDHNNHYIMSSSVPGNQFHQIEPLSGDAAFPSAAEGQEAQPAGVKWPLVQCVTRQLQKDSSLSPASEGQEVSSPKVKWPVLQGMAKKLSCKVSTAKKLSCKISTAKKFSCKICTAMFTGRAEMESHKRAHMGPSTFKCPDCPFTAALWPEVRSHMVQHASLRPHKCTHCSFASKNKKDLRRHMLTHTNEKPFVCQICGQRFNRNGHLKFHMQRLHSSEGKRPGAPAAAAQQTIILKSDEDTLATLQTALQSGQAVLAPERLQQALGQEHIIVAQEQSVTSQEEATYIQEITTADGQTVQHLVTSDNQVQYIIAQDGVQHLLPHEYVVVPEGHHIQVQDGQITHIQYEQGSQFLQEPQIQYMPVSPEQQLVTQAQLEAAAHSAVSAVADAAMAQTQGVFTTEATAEQIQQLQQGIHYDVITLAD
- the ZNF335 gene encoding zinc finger protein 335 isoform X1 — its product is MRAAGCGSDGGDGGLPPLRSSLGGPGRAGMEENAVESSSDAAQRAAREEPSESGLGIGSSEAVSADSSDAASAPDPLSREDDSNVGQSSDSSGGSLEEVSESSSSTDVVPRIYLPDSSSIAQSTLVSSVSTVSQSIMVSESPQVLVHSSIITDGAAIVSDSTTSTSSDLGSAIDKIIESTIGPDIIQSCIAVTSAEDGGAETTQYLILQGPDDGAPMVSQMATSALANSLAIEAVADGPTSTCLDQPGPSDPSKQLEVLELPAQPDQAQEEDGEEELGQPDMDALEEMMEVVVVQQFKCKMCQYKSVSKKTLINHMKERHFQPVGSALVLKKGRPRKGGSASKTAEEEAPEEEEDDDIMDAGAIDDPEEDSDYNPAEDEPRGRQPKYSRTVPTSSEERPRRRPGRPRKFPRLDDMTQDMPEGGEVEPLVTSQSTPNHELQNSGEASSSGQQNRTSDSLAEPSINQSDSENKDRSSSTGPEEADIVPRRRGRPSRRFLGKKYRKYMGRRYYYKSPKPLMRPYLCRICGSRFLTHDDLRFHVNSHEANDPQLFKCLQCSYRSRRWSSLKEHMFNHVGSKPYKCEECNYTSVYKKDVIRHSTVHSRDRKKRADPPPKLNSFPCPVCNRIYPMQKRLTQHMKTHSTEKPHMCDKCGKSFKKRYTFKMHLLTHIQAIANRRFKCEFCDYVCEDKKVLLNHQLSHMNDKPYKCSFCKYSTFREDFLVSHMAVKHTGGKPFACEFCHFTTKHKKNLRLHVHCRHADSFEEWAQRHPEEPPCRRRPFFTLQQIEELKQQHSQVQAPAEPEASPPAPLGPVTYHTIQAVTGAEPPILSQDSLGGATIIYEQDVAGSAELATQTALDLLLNMSTQRELATGSLQVAVVKPADSGEAQAPCEPQAQEEEAEMGSKEQQKLVTLHVAEPGETLVREAYEEATLGGSELQQITIPFGGTTEYSIITPISEEIQAPGTLYSEEESPVETSHAVVVSEAVLTEEALKDHNNHYIMSSSVPGNQFHQIEPLSGDAAFPSAAEGQEAQPAGVKWPLVQCVTRQLQKDSSLSPASEGQEVSSPKVKWPVLQGMAKKLSCKVSTAKKLSCKISTAKKFSCKICTAMFTGRAEMESHKRAHMGPSTFKCPDCPFTAALWPEVRSHMVQHASLRPHKCTHCSFASKNKKDLRRHMLTHTNEKPFVCQICGQRFNRNGHLKFHMQRLHSSEGKRPGAPAAAAQQTIILKSDEDTLATLQTALQSGQAVLAPERLQQALGQEHIIVAQEQSVTSQEEATYIQEITTADGQTVQHLVTSDNQVQYIIAQDGVQHLLPHEYVVVPEGHHIQVQDGQITHIQYEQGSQFLQEPQIQYMPVSPEQQLVTQAQLEAAAHSAVSAVADAAMAQTQGVFTTEATAEQIQQLQQGIHYDVITLAD